A stretch of the Tardiphaga sp. 709 genome encodes the following:
- a CDS encoding acetyl-CoA C-acetyltransferase, whose translation MADAYIIDAVRTPRGIGKVGKGKLAEHHPQHLAATVLKAIAERNKLNTADVDDVIWSTSTQRGKQGGDLGRMAALDAGYDIKASGTTLDRFCGGGITAVNFAAAQIMSGMEDVVIAGGTEMMSLTGAMAAEDMAAGKPPLGMGSGNKRLAKVHPQSHQGICGDAIASMEGISREALDALGLESQRRAAIAIKEGRFDKSIVPVKDDEGNIVLAKDEYPRPETTAEGLAGLKPAFAAMADHPLDDSGMTFRKQINQKYPDLKIEHFHHAGNSSGVVDGAAALLLTSKSYADMHGLKPRARIVAMANIGDDPTLMLNAPVPAAKKVLAKAGLKKEDIDLWEINEAFAVVAEKFIRDLDLDRSKVNVNGGSIALGHPIGATGAILIGTVLDELERRNLKRGLVTMCAAGGMAPAIIIERV comes from the coding sequence ATGGCCGACGCCTATATTATCGACGCAGTCCGCACGCCCCGTGGCATCGGCAAAGTGGGCAAGGGCAAGCTCGCCGAACATCATCCGCAGCATCTCGCCGCCACCGTGCTCAAGGCGATTGCCGAGCGCAACAAACTCAACACCGCTGACGTCGATGACGTGATCTGGTCGACCTCGACCCAGCGCGGCAAGCAGGGCGGCGATCTCGGCCGCATGGCCGCGCTCGATGCCGGCTATGACATCAAGGCGTCCGGCACCACCCTCGATCGCTTCTGCGGCGGTGGCATCACCGCGGTGAATTTCGCGGCTGCCCAGATCATGTCGGGCATGGAAGACGTCGTCATCGCCGGCGGCACCGAGATGATGTCGCTCACCGGTGCGATGGCTGCCGAAGACATGGCCGCCGGCAAGCCGCCGCTCGGCATGGGCTCGGGCAACAAGCGGCTCGCCAAGGTGCACCCGCAATCGCATCAGGGCATCTGCGGCGATGCCATTGCCTCGATGGAGGGCATCAGCCGCGAGGCGCTTGATGCCCTCGGGCTGGAAAGCCAACGTCGCGCTGCCATCGCGATCAAGGAAGGCCGTTTCGACAAGAGCATTGTCCCGGTGAAGGATGACGAGGGCAATATCGTGCTCGCCAAGGACGAATATCCACGTCCGGAAACCACTGCCGAAGGTCTCGCCGGTCTGAAGCCGGCTTTCGCTGCGATGGCCGATCACCCGCTGGATGACAGCGGCATGACCTTCCGCAAGCAGATCAACCAGAAATATCCAGATCTCAAGATCGAGCATTTCCACCACGCCGGCAATTCATCGGGCGTGGTCGATGGTGCCGCGGCGCTGCTGCTGACCTCGAAGTCCTATGCCGACATGCATGGCCTGAAGCCGCGCGCACGCATCGTGGCCATGGCCAATATCGGCGACGATCCGACGCTGATGCTGAATGCGCCGGTGCCGGCTGCGAAGAAGGTGCTGGCAAAGGCCGGCCTCAAGAAGGAAGACATCGATCTGTGGGAGATCAATGAAGCCTTCGCCGTGGTCGCCGAGAAGTTCATCCGCGATCTCGACCTCGATCGCAGCAAGGTCAACGTCAATGGTGGCTCGATCGCGCTCGGCCATCCGATCGGCGCCACCGGCGCGATCCTGATCGGCACGGTTCTCGACGAACTCGAGCGCCGCAACCTGAAGCGCGGCCTCGTCACCATGTGCGCCGCCGGCGGCATGGCACCGGCGATCATCATCGAGCGCGTGTAA
- a CDS encoding amidohydrolase family protein, with translation MAITVIRNADYVVAWDAAKNSHTYVTGGDVAFDGGQIVFAGRDYRGEAVETIDGRGFMVMPGLVDIHSHPSSEPLNKGFLDEIGSPGLYNSSLYEYMPILRSDPEGVPDCVRVAYSELLLSGVTTVVDLSMPHPQWLDLAAESGLRVYIAPGFRSARWFTPNGTLVDYEWNEKAGEDGMLQAFALIDAAESHPSGRLSGMMYPAQIDTCTPQLMKDSYAEAKRRNIPWQTHAAQSVSEFHEIVRRHGVTPIQWLGELGVLGPTSLVGHSIFVDDHPLTPWHTRRDLALLAETGTTVAHCPTVFMRRGIALRDVGRYRAAGISVAIGTDTYPHNMIEEMRNVTMTSRLMAGHPRGLNSTMLFEAATTVGAKALGRNDIGRLEAGCKADFVMVDVSHPMMQPHRDPIRSMIYAAAERAVRHVYVDGRQVVKDGVVQTFDYPAAALRVHEAQIRAEERTPGLDWAGRKLTEISPLSFPMAWPSNE, from the coding sequence ATGGCCATCACCGTCATCCGCAACGCGGACTATGTCGTCGCCTGGGACGCCGCAAAGAACAGTCACACATATGTCACCGGCGGCGATGTCGCTTTCGACGGCGGCCAGATCGTGTTTGCCGGCCGCGACTATCGGGGCGAAGCGGTCGAGACCATCGACGGCCGCGGCTTCATGGTGATGCCGGGCCTCGTCGATATCCACTCGCATCCGTCCAGCGAGCCGCTCAACAAGGGCTTTCTCGACGAGATCGGCTCGCCCGGCCTGTATAATTCTTCGCTCTACGAATACATGCCGATCCTGCGGTCCGATCCGGAAGGCGTGCCAGACTGCGTGCGCGTTGCATATTCGGAATTGCTGCTGTCCGGCGTCACCACGGTGGTTGATCTTTCGATGCCTCATCCGCAATGGCTCGATCTCGCAGCGGAAAGTGGCCTGCGCGTCTATATTGCTCCGGGATTCCGCTCGGCGCGCTGGTTCACGCCGAATGGCACGCTCGTCGATTACGAATGGAACGAGAAGGCCGGCGAAGACGGCATGCTGCAGGCCTTCGCGCTCATCGATGCCGCCGAGAGCCATCCGTCCGGCCGTCTCTCCGGAATGATGTACCCGGCGCAGATCGACACCTGCACGCCGCAACTGATGAAAGACAGCTACGCTGAAGCGAAGCGCCGCAACATTCCGTGGCAGACCCATGCGGCGCAGTCGGTGTCGGAATTTCACGAAATCGTTCGCCGGCATGGCGTGACGCCAATCCAGTGGCTCGGCGAACTCGGCGTGCTCGGGCCGACCTCGCTGGTTGGCCACTCCATCTTCGTCGACGACCACCCGCTGACGCCGTGGCACACCAGGCGCGACCTTGCACTGCTGGCCGAGACTGGCACCACAGTGGCGCATTGTCCCACTGTGTTCATGCGGCGCGGCATCGCGCTGCGCGATGTCGGCCGCTATCGCGCAGCCGGCATTTCGGTGGCGATCGGCACCGACACCTATCCGCACAACATGATCGAGGAAATGCGCAACGTGACCATGACCTCGCGGCTGATGGCCGGGCATCCGCGGGGCCTGAACTCGACCATGCTGTTCGAGGCTGCCACCACCGTCGGCGCCAAGGCGCTCGGTCGCAACGATATCGGCAGGCTCGAGGCTGGCTGCAAGGCTGATTTTGTGATGGTCGATGTCAGCCATCCGATGATGCAGCCGCATCGCGATCCGATCCGCAGCATGATCTATGCGGCAGCGGAACGCGCGGTGCGTCACGTCTATGTCGATGGCCGGCAGGTGGTGAAGGACGGCGTGGTGCAGACGTTCGACTATCCGGCCGCGGCGCTGCGTGTGCATGAAGCGCAGATCCGCGCAGAAGAGCGCACGCCCGGTCTCGACTGGGCTGGCCGCAAGCTGACGGAAATCTCGCCGCTGTCGTTCCCGATGGCATGGCCATCGAATGAATGA